ATGCTGATGACTAACACCTTGCGTGCCGCCAAGCAGGAAGTTTACGGCTAAACCCTATAAGCCATACTTATAATAAAACTTCTTGATGCGATTTTAGTTACTAAGCTTTAATCGTAAAGCTTTCCGTTTGCTGCTTCCAGGTGTCTTTTTGTGTGTATCAATCCAAAGGCGGGAGGTATCACAAGCGGGTTAGCTGCATTAATCAATAATAAGAAACAACTATGATTCCAGTAAAAGGATATGCCGTACAGAATGCCACTGCCCCCCTGGATGCGTTCAGCTTTGAGCGCCGTGAGGTAAAGGAGCATGATGTGCTGATTGATATTTTATTCTGTGGCGTGTGCCATTCTGATATTCACCAGGTTCGCGACGAGTGGGGTGGTTCCAAGTATCCGATGGTTCCCGGCCATGAGATTGTGGGGCGTGTGAGCCAGGTGGGCAGCAGTGTCACCAAGTTTAAAGAGGGAGATTTAGCAGGCGTTGGCTGCTTCGTAGATTCCTGCCGCACCTGCCCTAGTTGCCAGGAAGGGCTGGAGCAGTATTGCGAAGTGCACAATGTAGCCACTTATAATGGCTTCGAGCTTGACAAGAAAACCCCCACCTTTGGCGGCTACTCCAACAAAATAGTGGTTGACGAGAAGTATACCCTTAAAGTATCGGAGAAGCTTGACCTGGCGCGTGTGGCACCATTGCTGTGCGCCGGTATCACGACATACTCACCGCTGATGCAGTGGAAAGTAGGCAAGGGACATCGTTTGGCAGTAGTTGGCTTAGGTGGTTTGGGCCATATGGCCGTCAAGATCGGCGCATCCCTCGGCGCTGATGT
Above is a window of Pontibacter akesuensis DNA encoding:
- a CDS encoding NAD(P)-dependent alcohol dehydrogenase, encoding MIPVKGYAVQNATAPLDAFSFERREVKEHDVLIDILFCGVCHSDIHQVRDEWGGSKYPMVPGHEIVGRVSQVGSSVTKFKEGDLAGVGCFVDSCRTCPSCQEGLEQYCEVHNVATYNGFELDKKTPTFGGYSNKIVVDEKYTLKVSEKLDLARVAPLLCAGITTYSPLMQWKVGKGHRLAVVGLGGLGHMAVKIGASLGADVTVLSTSPSKEQDAIDLGAHSFAVTKDANLMRELRGSFDFILDTVSAPHDLNMYLSLLKRDGTMILVGAPPEPAGVAGFSLIAGRKRLVGSMIGGIQETQEMLDYCAEHNIMSDVEIIPIQEINEAYERVLKSDVKYRFVIDMASL